CAGAATGGCTCTGCGCTTCCACGACCATTTTCCCTGATAAATGTTCTTCATGATCTGTGTATCCTTGCGCGTCAACGGTTGAACATCGGCATGGCGACTACCTGCTCTGCGCTGGACATCAAAACGTTGTCCTGTCTCTAAATCAATTACCGTACCGAACTCCATCCGTTTTAACGTTTTTTTCACCTGTTCCCAAGGAATGGCTTGTGCAAAATGGACTGCCTCTACGGACTTGACCATTTCTTCGATCTGCTGGCGAACATCATTTGCCAACACATAGCGACGTGGCATTTCTTTTTCATAAAGCTGACCATCGTGATCATATACATACATTCGTTTTTTTACGGTCAATGTAGCGCGTACCCAGTGTGGGTTATAGGAGGCAACTTCGATAGCAGAGCCCAATATCCGCTTCGTAAATTGCTTTTGATCAGGGAAGGACATGGTCGTTTGGAAGGAGGAATCGGGTGACACCGATACGGTGACCATGATGTCATTCTTGATCTTGGCAAGCGCATAGTATGGCATGGACAGTGCGATTGCGAGAAAATAGATACAAAAAATAAGGACTTTGCTGCGCAACAACCAACACCTCCACAGCTTATCGTTTCAATAAGATGTCTGACATATGTGGCGTAAATCTTGGTATCATAACACCATTGCGCTTACGCCATACTGATTTCATACGGTGATCGAAGGAGGAGTCTTTAGACCATGTCTACCATGCCTAGAGGTAGCTACAAAGACCAGTTCCATCAGCGTTTGTACGTTCAGTTGAACCAGGGGCACAACAAGCTCAATTACCAACAGATCAATAAGATCAAAGAGCACATGCAAAGTGGCGTAGACGACTATGCCCACATGCAGCATGATGTGTCGGATTCATTCGGAATGAACAAACACTAACAGACGCCGTATAACCCGTTCCTTTTATTGGGAGCGGGTTTTTTTATATTTCTGTTCAAAAGTCGACTTTTTGAACTTGGATATGAAATGGAAATACACGTTCGCTTTTTGGGTGCTTTGTGTTACAGTAGAGAGTAGAATCTTTGCTCACGGAGAGTGGACTATGCGCATTTTAGGAATTGACCCTGGCATTGCGATTGTTGGCTTCGGGGTTGTGGATAAAGAGGGCAGCCAATTGCGTCCCGTCCAATATGGAAGCATTCAAACAGAAGCTGGATTGCCAGTACCGCTTAGATTGAAACAGATTTTTGAGGCAATGCAGAGCCTTCTGGAAACCTATCGTCCCGATGAAATGTCCGTCGAAAAGCTTTTCTTTAATAAAAACGTGACGACGGCCTTTACAGTTGGTCAAGCGCGAGGGGTTATTATCCTTGCAGCAGAGCTGGCTGGTGTGCCGGTCTATGAATATACCCCGATGCAGGTCAAGCAAGCTGTGACTGGATACGGGGGAGCAGAGAAGAAGCAAATACAGGAAATGACGAAGCTCCTATTGCGGTTAAAAGAAGTACCAAAGCCTGACGACGTGGCGGACGCATTGGGCATTGCGATTACGCACGCACAGTTTCGAGCGTTCATTTCCATTTCGGAAGGGGTCAAGAAATGATTGATTTTGTAGAAGGTACACTTAGTTATCTCGATTCGGAATACATAGTTATCGAAACGGGTGGAATTGGTTATCGACTGTTTTGCCCAAACCCGTACCAATTCGTTCGGTATGAAGGCAACAAAACCAAATTGTTTACCCACCACCACGTGCGGGAAGATGCCATCCTGCTGTACGGCTTCGCTACCCGTGACGAACGCGATTTGTTCCGCAAGCTGCTCGATGTTAGCGGAATTGGTCCAAAGGGCGGATTGGCTATTCTGGCCGCTGCAACGCCTGAGCAGCTAGTGATGGCGGTTCAACAGGAGAATGTTACCTATTTGACGAAATTTCCGGGGATTGGGAAAAAGACGGCCCAACGCATTATCCTCGATTTGAAGGATAAATTGGTAGGGTACACACCATCTGCGATTTTGACTGTTGCAGCGGGTGATTTGACAGCAGGCGAGCAAGCTGTGTCTGCACTGAACGAAGCGCTCGATGCATTGACTGCACTGGGTTACTCTGATGGTGAACTGCAAAAAATCAGAAACACGCTGTCTGAGAAATCAAAAGAGGGCGATGGTGTAGAAAAGCTCATCAAACAAGGGCTTGCGTTGCTCATGAGGGGGTAGGATTTTGGATTCTCGGATCATCACGACGCATATGAATTGGGAAGAAGATGCGGCGGAGCTGAGCCTCCGTCCTCGTTATTTAAACGAATACATCGGTCAGCAGCATGTGAAGGAAAACCTGAAAATTTTTATTGAAGCGGCCAAAATGCGGAAAGAGTCGTTGGACCACGTACTGCTGTACGGTCCTCCTGGTCTGGGGAAGACGACTCTGTCGCAAATTATTGCAAATGAGCTGGGTGTGAATATCCGCACGACTTCTGGTCCAGCAATTGAACGCCCCGGTGATTTGGCAGCGATTTTGACGAATTTGCAAGAAGGCGATGTCCTGTTTATTGACGAGATTCACAGACTGAACCGAAGCGTCGAGGAAGTTCTGTATCCGGCGATGGAGGATTTTGCGCTGGACATCATTATCGGTAAAGGGCCAAGCGCTCGCAGTGTTCGTTTGGATTTACCGCCATTTACACTAGTCGGGGCTACGACGCGGGCTGGAATGCTCTCCGCGCCGCTTCGAGATCGCTTTGGGGTTGTCAATCGCTTGGAATTCTATACTGTTCCGGAACTGACCTTTATCGTTTCACGGGCAGCCGACATCCTGCAGGTCGTCATTCGAGAAGGCGGGGCAGAGGAGATTGCCAGACGTTCACGGGGAACACCCCGGGTGGCAAACCGTTTGCTGAAGCGGGTTCGCGATTTTGCCCAAGTAAAAGGCGAAGGCGTCATTACGACAGAGATTGCCAAAGAAGCGCTGGAAAGATTGCAAGTAGATGCCTGCGGTCTCGATCATATTGACCACAAACTGTTGCTAGCGATTATTGATCGTTTTGACGGTGGGCCGGTTGGACTGGATACGATCGCAGCAACAATCGGAGAAGAGTCACAGACGGTGGAAGATGTTTGCGAGCCGTACCTCATGCAGATTGGCTTTATGCAGCGGACGCCACGGGGGCGTGTACTCACCCCAAGTGCGTACCAACACTTTGGTCGGGAGATGAAATCGTGAATCCTGTAGCCAAGCTACTTATTATTGGTGGTGCTGCTTTAATCGTAATCGGTCTGTTGTGGCAGGTAGGAGGCAGATTTTTGCCGCTGGGACGTTTGCCGGGAGATATCGTGGTAGAAAAGGAAAACGTCAAATTCTACTTTCCGATTGTGACTTGTATTGTGATTAGCATCGTCCTGTCTCTTGGCATGTATCTATTTCGGTTGTTTAAATAAGCAAGTGTGTAGGCCATCGGAGCTCATCGTTCCGGTGGTTTTTTTGTGTGTGCGGGCGTTTGGTCCCATTTTACGAAAAAGGCAGGAGATCAGCCGACGATTGTCGAAAAAACAAGTGGGAAGACATGCCAATTTTTGTTGAAAATCAGGTGAAGAAAGGACAATGGACGACATGAGAAAGAAATGGATGGGGAAAGTCCTTTCGGTGGGCCTGCTATCAGTAGTTCTCGTAGGAGGACATGAACCAGCGCAGGCAGCCGGCGACAATATTAGGGTTGCGCTATTTGTGGATACAGGACAAGGATATCGAGGAGTAGTTCCTTCCGTTACGCTAACTGCTGCAAATGGAATGGAGGTCGTGCTCAATGGACCCGAAGGCAAGACAGATTTACCCGAATTAAAGGGAGATGCAGCTCGTTACCGAGTTGATGAATATCATCTGATCGTTGCCGAAACAGGTGACTGGAATCGCGCACAGCAGATTGCACAGCAATTGAGCCAACGAAAATACGAGGGTTCGATCCAGGTGGCAAAACGTAACGGTCAGACCGTCTATCAGGTTGTAAGCGGAACGTACGACACGTATCAGGCTGCTGCGAATCAGGCAAAAACAGTTGCCCAAGCAATCGGGCAGAATCCGCTGGTAAAAGGCCCGCATCGACTCGAAGCGGGTAAATTCAAAAGCTTAAAGGAAGCGCAAGAATGGCAAGCGTCCTTTGAAGCAGCGGGTATTCCTGCTTATCCCGTGATGGTATCAGAGGGGGATAAAGTAAAGTATGCGGTTTGGATCGGTGATGAGGTTAGTCCTGATGCTTTGAAAGAATTGAAACGAAGAGCAAACGCTGCATTCCCTTCTTTCTCCTATCAGGAGCCAGACAGCCATTCATATGTTATATTGAAGCAGGATGTATACGGATCATCGGATGAAGTGATTTGGAAGTATGTATTCTCCCCTCAAGTTAAGCTGACCGTTGAAGCGAATAAAGCAGACGATGAAGCGGTGATTGGCGTTGTGGAACGAGAGCAGCGCACATATCGGGGTGAGATGGAGCTGTCGGAATACAATGGTCACTTGACGCTAGTAAATGAGCTTCCGATGGAAGAGTATCTGTATGGCGTCGTTGGCTCTGAAATGGCTCCAGGCTGGCCAATAGAAGCATTGAAAACGCAGGCAGTCCTGTCGAGAACTCGTGCTGTGTGGCAAGGCAATAAGTATGGTGTTGCCAATGTGTCCGATACGGTTTTCGAACAAGCGTATTATGGCTATACAAAAGAGTCTGATGATGTGCGTGAGGCCGTCGACGAGACGGAAGGCGAAGTCATTTACTACCAAGGCAAACCAGCCGAGTCGCTCTTCTATTCCAACGCAGGCGGTATGACAGCGGATGGCACAGAAGTATGGGGCAATCCCGTTCCTTATTTGCGATCTGTCGAGAGTAAAGACACCTATCCAATGGATAATGCAAGCGTATGGTATCGTGTGGCTTTAGCGGATGGTACGAGCGGCTATGTACGAAATGATCTGGTAACCGAAACAGGCCAGAGCAATTCAGCCGGACAAAGAATGGCGGTCATTTCGACCGAGAATACCAATTTGCGCTCGGGTCCAAGTACAACGACGAATCGGGTGTTGTCCGTACTCCCTACTGGTGCAGAGGTAACGATCCTCTCAGAAGTAAAAGAAGAAAATGCGTATTCGTGGACGCGTGGTCCGTTTACCGCTACAGAGATCGCAGCCATGATCAATGCGGCGCATGACAAGAACAAAGCTCCACGCATTTCAGGAAACGTAACGAGCCTGAAAGTGACAGAGCGCGGTCCATCTGGACGTGTGATCGCGATGGAAGCAAACGGGAAGCCAATCGTCGTTTCTTCACCGGATGCTTTCCGTTCTGTTTTTCAACAAGGTGGCTCCCCTCTTCGCAGCACGAAGTTTGAAGTAGAAAAGATCAATGGTTCGCAATTCATCTTCCGTGGTACTGGCTTTGGGCACGGACTTGGTGTTTCGCAATACGGAGCACGTGCGATGGCAGAGGAAGGGTATGACTACAAAGATATCTTGCAACACTACTACCAGGATGTGACAATCGAAAAGTAAGTCGTTTGCCACAAGATCTACCGCAAAAAGGAGTAACGATTTCGTGGACGTGCAACAATTTGATTTTGATTTGCCGGAGCATTTGATCGCCCAGCACCCGCTAGAAGACCGAACTTCATCGAGATTGCTCGTGTTAGAGAAACAAACAGGCAATATCGTTCATCAGCAATTTACCCATTTAATCGATCACCTCCAAGCAGGGGACGTACTCGTCATGAATGACAGCCGCGTTTTACCTGCCAGATTGATAGGGGAAAAGACTGACACTGGTGCGAAAATAGAAATCCTTTTGTTGAAATCACTTGGTGAGGATCGTTGGGAGACGCTGGTGAAGCCCGGGAAGCGGATGAAGCCGGGGACAGAAGTGGTTTTTGGTAACGGCCTTTTGCGTTGTGTTTGTGAAGACGTGACAGAGACAGGTGGACGAATCGTGCGCTTTTTGTACGAGGGAATCTTTTATGAGATTCTCGACCAATTAGGCTCGATGCCTTTACCTCCGTATATTCACGCGCAGCTGGAGGACAGCGAGCGTTACCAGACAGTCTATGCGAAGGAGCGCGGTTCAGCGGCAGCTCCGACAGCCGGGCTTCATTTCACAAAGCCATACTTGGAGCAAATCGCTGCCAAAGGGGTACAGCTGGCTTATGTGACACTGCATGTTGGACTTGGGACTTTTCGCCCTGTATCAGCGGATTCCGTGGAAGAGCATGTCATGCACGCGGAGTACTATGAGATTCCCGAAGAAACAGTAGAGCTGGTGAACCAGGCAAAAGCAGAAGGTAGAAGAGTAATCGCTGTCGGGACGACATCCTGCCGAACATTGGAGACAGTAGGGCGCGCGAATGGAGGAAAGCTGGTGGCAACCTCTGGTTGGACGGATATTTTCATTTATCCGGGCTACACGTTTTCCATCCTGGACGGGCTACTGACAAACTTCCACTTGCCAAAGTCTACGCTCGTCATGCTTGTGAGTGCATTGGCTGGAAAAGAGAATGTGATGCGTGCCTACAAAAGGGCTGTGGAAGAGGAGTATCGCTTCTTCAGTTTTGGCGATGCGATGCTAATTTTATAAAAATGTGAACAACCCACCTGTATAAGTGTATACTTATTAGTCAGGTGGGTTTACTTCACCCGGAAGTTTTTCTATAATAGGTAAGACTTACATACATAGCTTGAGGAGTGCAAAGATTTGGCTGTACGCTACGAGTTAATCAAAACATGCAAACAAACTGGTGCACGTCTCGGTAAGCTACATACACCTCATGGGACGATTGACACCCCTGTCTTTATGCCTGTCGGTACACAAGCGACAGTAAAGACGATGAGCCCCGAGGAGTTAAAAGCGATTGGTGCGGGCATCATCCTCAGTAATACGTACCATTTGTTTCTTCGTCCAGGGCATGAAATTGTTCGCGAGGCAGGCGGACTGCACGGTTTTATGAATTGGGACCGTGCCATTCTGACTGATTCCGGCGGTTTTCAAGTATTTAGCCTTAGTAACCTCCGCAAGATCACGGAGGAAGGAGTATCCTTCCGTTCCCACCTAAACGGAGAGAAGCTGTTTATTGGTCCTGAAGAGGCGACACAGATTCAAAACGCGTTGGGTGCCGATATTTTCATGGCATTCGATGAGTGTGCTCCTTATCCTGCGGAGTACGATTACGTAAAAAAATCAATGGAGCGAACAACCCGCTGGGCAGAGCGTTGCCTGAAGGCGCATACTCGTCCAAACGAGCAAGCGCTGTTTGGGATCGTTCAAGGTGGAATGTTCAACGACTTGCGCGCACAAAGTGCACGAGATCTCGTTTCCATGGATTTCCCAGGATATGCGATCGGCGGTTTGAGCGTGGGAGAACCGTTTCCTTTGATGTACGAAGTGCTGGAGCATACTGTTCCGCTGCTTCCGACAAGCAAAGCCCGCTATTTGATGGGGGTTGGTTCACCAGATGCTCTTATCGAGGGAGCGATCCGCGGCATCGACATGTTTGATTGTGTGTTGCCGACAAGAATTGCCCGCAATGGGACATGCATGACAAGCCAGGGAAGACTGGTCATCCGTAATGCAAAATACGCGCGCGACTTTACCCCGCTTGATCCAAATTGCGATTGCTACACCTGCAAAAATTACACACGTGCTTACATCCGACACCTGGTCAAGTCGGAGGAAACCTTTGGTATCCGATTAACTACTTACCATAACCTGCACTTCTTGGTGAAGTTAATGGAACAGGTGCGTCAGGCGATTGCCGAAGACCGCTTGCAAGATTTCCGCGACCAGTTTTTCGCTCAATATGGATTGGGTGAAGATAGATCTTTTTAATCGAGGGGGATTTTTTTCATGGATGGCTTGACTCAGTTTTTACCGATTATCATCATGTTTGCGATTTTTTACTTCTTGCTGATTCGTCCGCAACAAAAGAAGGCAAAACAACGCAACGCTATGCTTGGTGCTCTGAAAAAAGGCGACAAGATCGTAACAATCGGTGGAGTGCATGGAACAATCCAAGAACTGTCTGATGATACTGTTACGTTGCGGATTGCTCACAACGTAAACGTTACTTTCGATCGTGGAGCGATCAACAACGTAGCTTCTTCCAGCAACGAACCTGCTAAGACTGAACTAACGAAGAGCGAAGAAACAAAAGAAGAATCCAAATAATACATGCGAAAAGCAGGTGGGTGATCCACCTGCTTTTTTCTATCTTGTTTTAGCGGCGTGGCTTGATAACTTTAGGTTTATGCTTGTTGTTGGAATTTGCCGAATTCACACCGAGAATCCCACCTAATGCAGCCACTCCAAAAGCACCGAACAAGAACAGGAAGGTTCCCCATTGCATCGGGGCGTCAAAGCCGAGGAAGCCAATCAAGAGAATGAAGAGGAAGTACGTGAGTCCGGTAAGTCCGCCATAATACCAGCCCTTGCCGCCGCAACGTCGACCAGTAACGTATCCCCCGACCAAGAGGGCAATGGCATTGATTACGTACGTAAAATAGGGCAGCGTGCCTTCTCGTATCGAGGTGAAGCTAAGAAGCAGGGTCGCGAGCAACGCTCCAATTAAAACAAGACATGTCGTATACAATAGACCGGTCAGTACAGAGGTGGATGCACTTCGCACGGTATGTACCCCCTTATTGGAAGTGTTTGTACATCTATATGAGAGGCTTGGCTCACGTATTCATCTTCGCGTTGAACATTGAAAGGAATTTTCGTATGATGGATGGGGAACGAGACGGGGGTGAGAAAGATTGATCAAAACGTACTTTTATAACCACTCTGAACAGAAAATGTTTCACGACGTTGATCTGGCAACGAAGGATCAATGGCTGAAATCACCAGAGGATTTGCTCTGGATCGATCTGTATGATGTGGGAAACAATGAACTGCCCTATATTGCCAAGATTTTTGACTTTCACCCGCTGGCAATTGAGGACTGCCTGCACGTCAGTCCACGTGCCAAGGTAGACAAGTACGATGACTACTATTTCTTCGTTTTTCACGCCCTGCGTTACAATGAAGAAAGTGACGACGAGATCACAACGGTAGAACTGAACGTTTTTCTCGGCCCTAACTACATCGTGACGATCCACAAGTCCCCGATGAATACCATCGGTCGGATCGCTGCCATGTGTCACCGCAACATTTCTTACTTGAACAGAGGTCCTGACTATTTGCTTTATGCCATTGTAGACGGGATTACCGATGAATATTTTCCCATTATTGATCGGATTAGTGTGCGGATTGACGAGCTGGAGGACGAGATTTATGAACATCAGATGGAGGAAATTACCGAAGAGTTCCTGGCGTTGAAGCGAACGATTATTTTAATCAGGCGTGTGATCATGCCGCAAAAAAGAATTTTCGCGAACGTCAACGGCCGTTACTCCTTCGACATTTCCGAGGAAAACGTTCCGTTCTACACCGACCTAACAGACCACTTGGAACGGATCTCGGATTCAACGGAAACCTTCCGTGATCTGGTTAACGGTGCGTTGGATACGTACTACACCATCATTAGCGCCAAAACAACCGAGACGATGCGGGTTCTTACCATCATCTCCACAATCATCCTTCCGTTGACATTTATCACCGGACTATTCGGGATGAATACTTTCGCATGGCTGGGTGAAGAAGCAGAACCGTATATGCTGATCGTGGCACTCGTAATTATGCTAGCCATGACGTTTGCCATGCTTCACATTTTCCGCAAGAGAAAGTGGCTGTAATTGGTGCTAATACTTTCCCTGCCCCCTGTTGAACACTAGTATCAAATGTTCTTTGGGGGGCAGCGTAAGTGGATGATCTTACTATGGTGTTACTTCGCACCCTTTTCTCGTATTTTTTCCTCCTGATCTTAGTGCGGTTAATGGGAAAGCGGGAATTGGGAAAGCTGTCCGTTTTTGATGTGGTCATCTCGATTATGCTTGCAGAAATGGCTGCACTGGCGATTGAGGATGTCGATAAGCCTGCTCTTCGGTTTTATTTGCCGATGCTGTTGATTGCCTTATTGGAAGTCGCCTTCGCTTATCTGTCATTAAAAAGCAAGAAATTCCGCGATACTGTGGACGGCTCTGCCGATTTGATTATAGAAAATGGGCAAATCAGGGAGCAGGCGATGCGTCGCAATCGCTTGAATATGGATGATTTGATGGTACATCTGCGGCAAAAAGACGTAAAAAACATTGCCGATGTTGAATTTGCGTTGTTGGAGCCAACTGGACAGATGAGTGT
The window above is part of the Brevibacillus brevis NBRC 100599 genome. Proteins encoded here:
- the tgt gene encoding tRNA guanosine(34) transglycosylase Tgt, coding for MAVRYELIKTCKQTGARLGKLHTPHGTIDTPVFMPVGTQATVKTMSPEELKAIGAGIILSNTYHLFLRPGHEIVREAGGLHGFMNWDRAILTDSGGFQVFSLSNLRKITEEGVSFRSHLNGEKLFIGPEEATQIQNALGADIFMAFDECAPYPAEYDYVKKSMERTTRWAERCLKAHTRPNEQALFGIVQGGMFNDLRAQSARDLVSMDFPGYAIGGLSVGEPFPLMYEVLEHTVPLLPTSKARYLMGVGSPDALIEGAIRGIDMFDCVLPTRIARNGTCMTSQGRLVIRNAKYARDFTPLDPNCDCYTCKNYTRAYIRHLVKSEETFGIRLTTYHNLHFLVKLMEQVRQAIAEDRLQDFRDQFFAQYGLGEDRSF
- a CDS encoding SpoIID/LytB domain-containing protein, which codes for MDDMRKKWMGKVLSVGLLSVVLVGGHEPAQAAGDNIRVALFVDTGQGYRGVVPSVTLTAANGMEVVLNGPEGKTDLPELKGDAARYRVDEYHLIVAETGDWNRAQQIAQQLSQRKYEGSIQVAKRNGQTVYQVVSGTYDTYQAAANQAKTVAQAIGQNPLVKGPHRLEAGKFKSLKEAQEWQASFEAAGIPAYPVMVSEGDKVKYAVWIGDEVSPDALKELKRRANAAFPSFSYQEPDSHSYVILKQDVYGSSDEVIWKYVFSPQVKLTVEANKADDEAVIGVVEREQRTYRGEMELSEYNGHLTLVNELPMEEYLYGVVGSEMAPGWPIEALKTQAVLSRTRAVWQGNKYGVANVSDTVFEQAYYGYTKESDDVREAVDETEGEVIYYQGKPAESLFYSNAGGMTADGTEVWGNPVPYLRSVESKDTYPMDNASVWYRVALADGTSGYVRNDLVTETGQSNSAGQRMAVISTENTNLRSGPSTTTNRVLSVLPTGAEVTILSEVKEENAYSWTRGPFTATEIAAMINAAHDKNKAPRISGNVTSLKVTERGPSGRVIAMEANGKPIVVSSPDAFRSVFQQGGSPLRSTKFEVEKINGSQFIFRGTGFGHGLGVSQYGARAMAEEGYDYKDILQHYYQDVTIEK
- a CDS encoding DUF421 domain-containing protein, encoding MDDLTMVLLRTLFSYFFLLILVRLMGKRELGKLSVFDVVISIMLAEMAALAIEDVDKPALRFYLPMLLIALLEVAFAYLSLKSKKFRDTVDGSADLIIENGQIREQAMRRNRLNMDDLMVHLRQKDVKNIADVEFALLEPTGQMSVFLKEQKEKVTREDLALMKKLQVGPVSYKGLPIPLILDGKVRTEALSKIGQNELWLKREIRKYGIKDIREVSFCSIDERGIMYLDKKDKP
- the corA gene encoding magnesium/cobalt transporter CorA → MIKTYFYNHSEQKMFHDVDLATKDQWLKSPEDLLWIDLYDVGNNELPYIAKIFDFHPLAIEDCLHVSPRAKVDKYDDYYFFVFHALRYNEESDDEITTVELNVFLGPNYIVTIHKSPMNTIGRIAAMCHRNISYLNRGPDYLLYAIVDGITDEYFPIIDRISVRIDELEDEIYEHQMEEITEEFLALKRTIILIRRVIMPQKRIFANVNGRYSFDISEENVPFYTDLTDHLERISDSTETFRDLVNGALDTYYTIISAKTTETMRVLTIISTIILPLTFITGLFGMNTFAWLGEEAEPYMLIVALVIMLAMTFAMLHIFRKRKWL
- the ruvC gene encoding crossover junction endodeoxyribonuclease RuvC; amino-acid sequence: MRILGIDPGIAIVGFGVVDKEGSQLRPVQYGSIQTEAGLPVPLRLKQIFEAMQSLLETYRPDEMSVEKLFFNKNVTTAFTVGQARGVIILAAELAGVPVYEYTPMQVKQAVTGYGGAEKKQIQEMTKLLLRLKEVPKPDDVADALGIAITHAQFRAFISISEGVKK
- the ruvA gene encoding Holliday junction branch migration protein RuvA; its protein translation is MIDFVEGTLSYLDSEYIVIETGGIGYRLFCPNPYQFVRYEGNKTKLFTHHHVREDAILLYGFATRDERDLFRKLLDVSGIGPKGGLAILAAATPEQLVMAVQQENVTYLTKFPGIGKKTAQRIILDLKDKLVGYTPSAILTVAAGDLTAGEQAVSALNEALDALTALGYSDGELQKIRNTLSEKSKEGDGVEKLIKQGLALLMRG
- a CDS encoding DUF2905 domain-containing protein; translation: MNPVAKLLIIGGAALIVIGLLWQVGGRFLPLGRLPGDIVVEKENVKFYFPIVTCIVISIVLSLGMYLFRLFK
- the queA gene encoding tRNA preQ1(34) S-adenosylmethionine ribosyltransferase-isomerase QueA, producing the protein MDVQQFDFDLPEHLIAQHPLEDRTSSRLLVLEKQTGNIVHQQFTHLIDHLQAGDVLVMNDSRVLPARLIGEKTDTGAKIEILLLKSLGEDRWETLVKPGKRMKPGTEVVFGNGLLRCVCEDVTETGGRIVRFLYEGIFYEILDQLGSMPLPPYIHAQLEDSERYQTVYAKERGSAAAPTAGLHFTKPYLEQIAAKGVQLAYVTLHVGLGTFRPVSADSVEEHVMHAEYYEIPEETVELVNQAKAEGRRVIAVGTTSCRTLETVGRANGGKLVATSGWTDIFIYPGYTFSILDGLLTNFHLPKSTLVMLVSALAGKENVMRAYKRAVEEEYRFFSFGDAMLIL
- the ruvB gene encoding Holliday junction branch migration DNA helicase RuvB, translated to MDSRIITTHMNWEEDAAELSLRPRYLNEYIGQQHVKENLKIFIEAAKMRKESLDHVLLYGPPGLGKTTLSQIIANELGVNIRTTSGPAIERPGDLAAILTNLQEGDVLFIDEIHRLNRSVEEVLYPAMEDFALDIIIGKGPSARSVRLDLPPFTLVGATTRAGMLSAPLRDRFGVVNRLEFYTVPELTFIVSRAADILQVVIREGGAEEIARRSRGTPRVANRLLKRVRDFAQVKGEGVITTEIAKEALERLQVDACGLDHIDHKLLLAIIDRFDGGPVGLDTIAATIGEESQTVEDVCEPYLMQIGFMQRTPRGRVLTPSAYQHFGREMKS
- the yajC gene encoding preprotein translocase subunit YajC, encoding MDGLTQFLPIIIMFAIFYFLLIRPQQKKAKQRNAMLGALKKGDKIVTIGGVHGTIQELSDDTVTLRIAHNVNVTFDRGAINNVASSSNEPAKTELTKSEETKEESK
- a CDS encoding TIGR04086 family membrane protein; the protein is MRSASTSVLTGLLYTTCLVLIGALLATLLLSFTSIREGTLPYFTYVINAIALLVGGYVTGRRCGGKGWYYGGLTGLTYFLFILLIGFLGFDAPMQWGTFLFLFGAFGVAALGGILGVNSANSNNKHKPKVIKPRR